The nucleotide sequence ACATGCCTGGGTCATAACTGAAGTTAATTTCCATCCTTGTCTGGTTGCAGTTTCTGAAAACATTTTATGCATGGTTGCAGTTTCTGAATACTGGCCGGCTCTCCCTCTTTTCTTTTGTAAACTTGCAATTTATGGGAGCACTGCCTCGTATGGAAAGGCGACCCCAATCCATTGCACATTCTACTTCACTAGTTCCACTAGCAACACTAGAAGAAAAATGACGAAAAGAAAGCACACTAAAACCTGAAGCTTCGTATTTTTGGCGGCTAACTTCTCCATACGTCGATCTGGTGCTGCATTCTCAACCCTAATAATATCATCAATCTCAGCTCTCGTGGCATGCTGTCAACAGCCGCATTGCCCATGATGAGCACATTTATCATCTACATTTTCTCGACCATGTCCAAGTACCTGTCCACATGGAGAAACGCCAGTCTTTGACCTTTCAAAGCATACTAAATTCAGTAACTTGCTTGAACCAAACATCAGGAAAACCATATGACACACTACTTGACTCTGAAAAGAACAGAGGAACAATCTTCTTGTCCTTCACATTCGTTGGGCATTTCCCCAAAATATTGGCTGGGTTCAGAGATGTGCAAGACTGAGAGCAACCTTTGGCACCCACATTCTAGACATTCAGTCGGAGGGAGGCTCATCATTCCTTGGTGCACGCCAGCCGGGGCTTCTCTATGACATGCCAGTCGGAGCGAGTGTCATTGCCAGTGGCAACAACATATGACAAAAAGCAACATGCCTGAATTACTGAACCAACGGAAACACAAGTATTAAAATTTGTGTTTGCAGGCAACAACACATTGTAATTGAATGATCAACTCACACTCAATACATGCACTCTAAATGGAAATAGTATGCCCAATGAGAATGACAACTATCTATATATATAATGGCTGCATGGCGAAGATGGAGCTGCATAAGCGTGTTTGACATCACATTGAAATACATCTATGCCAATTAGGAAACAACTTTACAACCTATGTTGTTTATTTTGAGACATTGGAGTCCACCAAATTCAGTCAAGTCTTATATTGGAATGGTTCTTGTGTTCATCAAATTCAGTAAAGTTACATGGTGGGGGTGCGATTGCATGCATTGTGTAAGGACTATGCTTGATTTTGTTCTGCACATTGCATGCATTGGGTAATTTCCATATTTTATATATGTGTGCAATCTTCTGAGCTTCTAGTTTCTGAAAACATATTATATATGGCTGCTATACTggttctctcttttcttttcttttcatttttgagGAGAACGATTTTTGTATGGAGGTGGAACTGCGGTTCTAGCAGAGTGCAGAGCCGCAGAGGCCAGCGAAGAGATGTGTGGTCATGCAGCAAAGAATTTCTACTGGCTGAAAATACGAATCAGAAGTTCATGTCAATTTGGCGGTATCATGTGTGGCGCTATATATGTTTCATCAGTATCTATTCAAACCTGAAGCTCCCAAAGGGGGGTATTGGATGGTGAGCTCCCTGTCAAATGCATCATTGCCTGAACCGTTGGCTGAAGATTGTCGTGTTCCAAGGGCGATCGACATGCTTATGTCGCAGTGGGCCTTACACCCATGAAGCTTGCTTTTGATTGGATGCATGTGCTGCCTCTGCTTAATTTACACTCTGTAGTAGTTTTACCATTTGAACATTCTGCCTGCTCTTGTCAAGTTTTTACTGTATTATGTTATACCGACATTTGGTGCTCTTGTTGGTAAATGAAGCTGACATTTTGATTTTGGAAAATTAGCCTAGGTAACTTTTTACTGTATTATGTAAGACTGACATTTGGTGCCAGTAGGAGTGTTTGGATGGTAGTTCTGTGATTAACTGATTTTTGTTGTTTTAGAGTATGTAAACTGTCAgtttttgttttgccactgtgTTTATCTTTGCCCAAAGCCGTCTAGGAAAAGCACGTGGCGGCGGCAAGGAAGCCTCTGGGAGATTAGATCATAGGACACATATCTGCCTAGCTCAACAAAACCAACCAGGACAACCTGTTCGTCCCGTTTGTACAGGAAGATGAACATGAATTTGAACATCGTCAAGTGCCGTGAAACTGTTACGTGGGTAAGAGTGACCGGTAAGAAAGTTTAGTACTTTAGTCCAACTGCTCTTGAATGCAATAAGCATGCCAATAAGCAACATGCTGAAATGATGAATTACTAACATTTGCATTAGGAGGCAACACCCCATTGTAATCGAATGTTCAACTCACACTCAATGCATGTGTGCTCTCTAAATGAAAATAGTGTGCCCAAAGAGAACTGCAACAATCTATATATACCCCGTGACTGAATGGCAGGAGACGGAGCAGCATAAGGTCCATGGAATTATTATGATATGCATCTGCTGTTGGGAATCATTTTCATAAAAGACTTGGATAAACAATAGTTTTTTTCCTgagtttttatttattttgagatATTGGAGTCCACCAAATCCAGTGAAATTCTTTGTCGCCATGCGCTTCTTGTTCTGGAAAGCAATTCCTAGTTATAGTCCAGTTTTCTCGTCGACCTTTTTGAACAGTAATGTTGGTACTCGGTGTGAATTTATTTGGCAAAAGTTCTGAAACGAGGATATCAGTCTATGACCACATTCCGAATGTGAGTGACAAATTTGGTACCAAAATGCATAGGACCCGCCGTTTCTTCTAGTCAAATGGTTCTTCTCGACTAGCACTCCATCATGAGTAAAAAGGAGTACTGCCTGAAACAACTGTGAAGTAACTCGACTTTACCTGTAAAAAATGGAATTTTAAATACAATTCATAGCGATGCCCAAATAGTTTCATTTGTATCACATCTCAGCACATTACGACTGCAACTGAATATTGAACTTGATCCCTATTAACTATTCTTAGAAGTAATTCGTACGATAACAGTAGGTTGAGAATTGAACCAGgacaaagaaataaagaaattcagTGTCACATAAGTAGGTCGGTGCAGTACCATGGCTTTCTTGTGCCTCAAATTCTACGCAGAGGCCACTGGATCGGCAGGCAGAGGCACTTCTCCAATGGGAAATCTGGCCTATTCGGAAGAGGGACCTATCATCTGGACTCATGGGAAAAGGAAAGTAGCACATGTAACTGGACTGGAGTGGTGTTAACTGCAGCACTGCCGTGCCTGGTGGCCGTGACTATCTTTGCTGTCAAGCTCCTCCACTCAATGGAAGAACACAGTGAGGAGGAAACATTTCACGCCGAGATTGAAGTGCTGGAAAAAAAATCAAGTACCGTTGATTGAAGGAGCTGGATTGGCCCAAGAGAATTTCTGTTGTGGCGGATgagctaagagcaactctagtagaCCCCTCATCCGCTTCCGACCCGCAAAATAATCGTCAAAATGCGGGTACGGACCGAAAAGCCTGCCCGACCAGAcgccgcatcccgccccggcccgcaaaaaaaTTTGGGGGGCGCGGCAAATTCTCCGCCCCAACCCGGAAAAACGCGGGTTTCCtcctcgcggctgcggtgccctgcatcagAGGGAAGTAGTTTGCGGGAGGGACATTTTAGCCCGCACGCTTTccccctccttccgccgccgcccgccctttgCTTCCGCCCAcccgccgccggcgattccggccatatctgcgggcggaatcgcgtcccggggccgccccacaccctcccgcgccgagccgctgcaccgcccctccggatccggcgagaagagccgcccgccgtcgccgccgctgccgggGATCGACCACCGTCGAGCGCACCCCCTCGTCGCCGCCTGGGATCAGCTGCCACTGGTTAGTtccttttttgtgatttttgcgagctgcgtagtagattgacgcgccggtgtgcgtgtagatggagttgaccccgtgcgagaagttcttgctatCCGATTCGTCCGATTCAGACGACTCGGATGTTGAGAGCATGCTTGCGAACTTCCGGCAGCAAACATTAGTCATGgcgcttgccgtgaaggagcatgaAGACGAGCACCGGAAGAGGAGGCAAGGATCGACTGTCGGTCGTTTGTGCATTCCTCGGAATTGCCATCTTGGGAAcaagatgttgatgcaagactatttCACGGAGAATCCTACATACCCtccgcacctcttccggagaaggtaccgaatgcgacGATCCCTCTTTGTGAAAATTGTTGAACCTTGTGAGGCAAATTGCCGatattttactcaaagaagaaatgtcgcgggcttaaagggatttagtgcatatcaaaaaatctccgcagctatgcgggtgattgcatatggcattccggctgactatgccgatgagtatcttcgcattggtgaagataacACAATTGAGTCTGTGCGTAGATTTGCGAAAGTGATCATTCGTGTCTTCGGTGCCgagtatcttcgggcacccaatgaagatgacacaaagaaattgatggcatcAAATGAGAGGAGgggttggcctggcatgctaggtagcattgattgtatgcattgaaATTGGAAAATTGCCCCAAGGCTTGGCAAGGAAtttattgtggcaagtctcgtgatgcaacaattgtgctagaggtcgtagcatccgaggatttatggatttggcattgcttttttggtatgccgggcactctcaatgatatcaatgtgttgcaacggtctcatttgtttgttaggcttgctagtggtgatgctcctgcttgcaactacactatcaatgggcatgaatacaaaaagggtactatcttgcagatggtatatatcctccttggtgcacatttgtcaagagcatcaaagaacccaaaacgaaaaacaatgtgaatttgcaagggtgcaagaggcagcccgaaaagacattgaaaaAGCATTCGGTGTTTTCAATCTAGGCTTGCCATTGTCCGTGAtcctgctcgtttttgggataaAAAACCTTGAAGAACataatgacatgttgtgttatcctgcacaatatgattcttgaagatgagagaggaTTGAACTTAAAATTCTTTTACGAGAATGTGGGTAGTCGTGTCAAACCAGCAAGAGACCCAAACCGCATTGATTAGAGCTTTTCTTCACACATACAAAGAAATTGAAAATGTAGACACCCACTTTCAACTTCACGAAGATCTCATTAAGCACCATTGGCAAGGGGCTGGACAGTGACTTATTTTTGTATTCATGAAAATTTTTGTATTGCACTATTTAAGTTTGCTACGGTTATTTGAATAACTATTTGTAATGCGGATGATTATTGTATTATGTTTGATTGGAATAATTCAGTTTGTTTGTGATTGTTGAATTATATTGTATTTGATATTTGCGGGctgatgatatgcgggatgcagcaGCGCAAagagcagaccccgcaaagccgacccgtaaaaaagtatattccgtgaatatacttttttacggatccgtttgggagtctgcatctgtgccagcccAAGCCGACCCGCAAAAGCTGTTTTgtgcgaactgcaaacgcgttttgcgggccgaCGGGATGCGGAGTCTGTTAGAGTTGCTCTAAAGCTCTTCCCTATTTGCACCATCATTGTGATGATGACGACATAGAAAGCAGCAACATTCTTCTAGATTATGGCATGGCGAGGAAACTCAAGTATGTTTACCCAAGCTGGAGCACTACTTTTTGCAGGGATGTGATACATTTTTATTATTTGCCAAAGTACAGATTTACTCATCTTTTGTTGTTGAGAGCATGCAATCAGTGAATAAGTAATTTTACCGGAGCCGGGATGTATCCGTGTTGGATCCATTGTCCATCGATTTCATAAAGATCCGTGCAGTCTGACCCGGTATAACACAATACTTCATTCCAGCAACTATACTTCGTAATATGGTCTGAGACAAAACAGTGACTAGCAGCTTTTTGCAGAAGGGAGAGAGACAGAGTTGGAATTGAGAGAAGGACGCTGCATGCATTCTCTCTCCATACAAATGACATGTACTTAATTTCATTCTTAAATTTTAAATGATTGATATCTGTTAAATGAAATGTCCATTTTTAgaactttttatatatttggaatcATGGTGACAAGATCTTTAGAACAAGATTAATCTTGGATATATTTGAAATACTTTTTATTTTATCTATTAGAAATGACTTTCACAAAGCATAAAATTGTTTCGCTTTGAAAAATAATTTCATATATTTAAAATAATCAGTTTCACTCCTGGCAAAAAAAAGAAATAATCAGTTTCACACACGCACCAATCTATTTCACATAGCCGAAATAACCAGTTTCACATATTTAAAAAAATGGACCTAAATTGTTGCATAAAACTCACTTGACTCATTTCAGAATataatttcactcatttcaaaaaactTATTTCAATCCTTAAGAGACCGATTCCACAATTGCCAAAAAAAAAACTTGATTTCGGTCATTTTGTTTTACTGATTTCAATTATTTCAAAAACATATTTCAATTATTTACAAAAACAATTTCACTCGCTTCATAAAACATATTTTGCTAATTTCAGAAAAGTTTTGAAATAATCAGTTTCACATGTTTGAAATAACTAATTTCACGTATTTCACACCGAAAAATGTGCATGAGTATTTAAAAGGATTTCACTCATCTTGAAATTTTGGCTCCATTTATTTCAGAAAACTAATTTCAATTACATAATTAGATTTCACTCAATTTAGTGAAACACATTACACTCACTCAATTGTAATACTATGTTTCACTCGTTTCAaaaaactgatttcactcatttcaaaagatAGATTTCACATATTTCACTAGTTTCAGAAAACAAATTACACTCACTCATTTGAAATAAGTGAAATTTAAATTTTGATATGATTGAAATAGAAAAACTTAAACTAGTTTAAATATATTCAAAATTGGTCTTGTTCTACAGATCACATGTTCAGGAATTTGAATATATATAAAATTTCAATAATAGAAAATTAGTGTTAGAGATATTGTCCATCTAAAATTTTAAACAAAGATAAAATGGATGGGTTTGTGTGTGACAGAGAGGATAGATTCTGCATGCATGCATACGtatcattcctgtgaaaaggtacTACATCATTCTGACATTGATTAGACTAAAATCAAAAATACAAGAGATTTTTTGCAATAAATACTTTCATATATACATGCACATGTTCCCACAATTTTAGATGTGACAGCACCTCACTGGTGGGAAGTTCACCGGTAGCTCCCAACTCCGATAAAAAACACTTTGCGATGGAATCAGCCAGTTTGTTGCTTGTTTTGCCAATGCATTTATCTTTTCCCAAAGGCATCCACGATAAAGACGTGAAAGCTTTttactgaaaaaggctttcgccccgctttatatataaagcaatggcCGACCACAACTCAGACACAAAtgcacgccaccacaacacacgcacacactcaaggctggatacataggcgctgagtaCAACAACACTACCCCCTAATACTACAAGAGCAACCAGAGTCCTCAAGGGCCAGCTGCACTGCCATTGCCATCCAGCATTATCTTGCCATTCATGTAGTTGACCTGACGGTCTTCCAGGCTTTGTCCTGTTTTAGAATACATAAGGTATAGACTGCTCTACCTTTTaagtttcaaaaataaaaaaaaatgatcaTAATGAAAATTTACACGCAGTTAAAGCATCCATCGGTGTTTATGTTCAAAATATTCAGATTTTTTTATTTTATACAATTATTATTTTAAATTATAATGTTCATCCGGATGCATGTGAGCTCGATACTAGAAATACACTTTCGTTTCTTAGATATCTTTTTTCCTGACACAACTGTTGCATACTTTTGTGTGTTTCTCACCGAAAAGGTTACAATCTAAGAGGAAAAGGTAAATAGAATTGAGAAATAGTGCACACTGCTGCAGCTTCGTGCCATGGGAACCACACGTCACTAGCCAAGCTGCCCCTCCCACTTATCAAAAACTTAAAAAGCTCCTATGCCATCCTATGTGGGTCTCACATGTCATCTTCTCCCTCTCACCTTCTCTATTCTCCCCTTCCCCTCCACTCACGGCGGTGCCTCAGTGGCCCCACCTTCCGCATCTCCTACGCCGCTTCCCCCGTCTGCTCTTGAGGGCCGCCGCATCTGCGAGCTCCCCCGCCACCACCGCCTAGTATGCAAGTTGAGCAGCCTCAGGTTTGACGCCGTTCGCCTTGCCCGACGACCCCACCCCTCTCGACCGGCTCCAGGAGGGGAGGACTTCGTATGTGAGCTGCAATGACCACGAGCCGGTAGCACTCTCAATGCGCGCGGCTTGCTCGAATCGAGTCAAGTCACATTCTCTTAATGATCCGATTCAATTGCTATTTACAGGTTGCAGGGAATCAACATTCGCGCCCCATGGGCACCTCAAGGGTTAAATCAAAGGTGCAGGAAGAGAAGGTCCTTCATTCCAACGGGCCAGCAAATCCAAGGTTATGTCTCTACAAATACAAGGGGTGTGGGGTGTCTTGAATCTCACTCTTTTTTTTTGAAGCAGTCACCTGTTGCTTTTTTTTTTGGAAGCATTCACCGGTTGCTATGGGTATGCATATGTTTCTTCTCTTGGATTGTATGGATTAACATATTCAAGAAGGAATGATATATAGTGACTTGTGAGGACTTCTCCTGCAGCACCGGACCCAGACTCAATTCAGGACTCTCGACTGGTGGTCAGTCATTCAGACATTCAGTTTTGGAGAAAAAAATGGTCACTGATGCACGCTTGTGTGGAGCAGAATATAGAAAGGTCTTGTGCAAGGTCCTTGGGGGAATCAGCTCCACAACCTGGCCAAGCATGGACTACACGGCAAGCCTCGCAATGACTGGTTCTGAAATATTAATGACAACAGACTGTATACATCCATGTATGTAAATGTGTGTGATTTGGAGCTTCACTTACGAACTAGACCTGCACAACATGAGCCTTCTCCTTGCCTTGGAGTTGCTGCTGTTCCTGCTTGCCTTGCCACACCTTTCTTCTACCTCATTCTACTCATTTGTCACTGGATCGGCAGGCAGAGGCGCTTCTCCGATGGAAATCTAGCCTAAGCAGTTGGTCCTATGATTACCTGGACACATGGACAAAGGGAAGCAACCCCTGTGACTGGACCGGCGTTGCCGTCAGCAACACCGTGCTGCCTCGTGGCCGTGACCAGGGTGATTTTGCCCAAGTCGTGTCCAGCATTTCGCTTCCATACTGTTATCTTGAAGGCAGGTTGGACAGTCTGCACTGCACTTTGCAGACTTGTCATATCTTGTCCATCTGGACCTCAACGGCAACTCTCTCTCGGGACCAATCCCGTCAAGCATTGGTGCTCTCACCAAGCTCGAATACTTGGATCTATCCAACAATGGCCTGAGCGGATCTATCCCAACATCCCTAGGTAATTGTACTAAACTAATCTCCATTGACCTCTCTTACTACAATTTGTTTCTACCATGCCTAGTACAATAGGAAGACTGGGGAATTTGATGAGCCTCTCGACTTTTCAGAGTTGCCTCGTCTTGTCTTTCTGGACCTCAGATACAACACTCTCTCCGGCCTAATCCCATCAAGCATTAGTTCTCTCGCCAAGCTCGAATACATGGATCTATCAGGCAATAGTCTTCATGGACCCATCCCAACATACCTAGGTAATTGTACTAAACTAACCTCCATTGATCTCTCTTACTACAAATTTTTTCTACCATGCCTTGTATAGTAGGAAAACTAGGGAATTTGATGAGCCTCTCCACTTTGCAGAGTTGCCTCGTCTTGTCCATCTGGAGCTCAGATACAACACTCTCTCAGGCCTAATCCCATCAAGCATTGGTGCTCTCGCCAAGCTCGAATACTTGGATCTATCGGGCAATCTTCTTAAAGGACCTATCCCATCATTCATAGCTAATTGTACTAAACTAACCTCTCTCAAATTCTGTCATAATCTTTTGAGCAAAGGATCCATTGTAGGCAATCGGACGAGTTTACGATACTTAGATCTTTCCAACAATCTAATAAATGGTCCCTTCCCTTCAACCATTCTGAAATTAGCCTCTCTAACAACGCTGGCACTTCGATCCAATCAGCTTAACGGCCTATTACCATCATAAATTGGAAATCTTATTATTCTCTCtcatctggatctttccaacaatcggatcacgggttccgtcGGAAGCATAGGAAATCTAACAAGTTTagagttcttggatctttcaaacAATCAAATAAATGGTTCCATTTCTTCGACCTTCTCGAAATTGACCTCTGTTACAACACTGTCACTTGGGTCCAATAAGCTTAGTGGCTTATTACCACCAGAGTTAGGATCTCTTATTCATCCCACTCGTCTGGAACTAAGTAGCAATCAGTTTGAAGGAAGCATTCCACCTCAGATAGGACATTGCCACCTTTTAACATCGTTACTCATATCGGACAACTTATTGACGGGTGAAATCCCACAAGAACTTGGGTATCTCACCAACCTATATGAGATGGATTTGAGTAGAAACAATTTAAGTGGTGCCATTCCAGCGACCTTTTCTAATCTTCCCAGACAGGCTATGCTGATTTTAGCATATAATAGTTTGACTGGCAAAGTTCCATCTATCACAGCCTCAATCTTACTTGACCATAATAAGGATTTATGCGGTGATTCCAATCACTTAATGCCATGTGAAACACTGAAGCTCGACATGAACCACCAAAGCAGAAAACATCCACGTATGGTACTTCTTGCGTTTTTTGCACCCTTTTCCTTCGCTTGCCTCTCAATAGCAAGCATCACGGTTATTTGTAGGAGAAACAAGTGTtcaaaaagtaaaaggaaaagcaAGTCTGGAGATATACTTTCTATATGGAATTTCGATGGGAAGATCGCATTCGAAGACATACTCACTGCAACTGAAAATTTCAATGAGAAATATTGCATTGGCATTGGAGGCTATGGAACTGTCTTCAGAGTCGAGCTCGAAGGCGGGGTTACCTTTGCCGTCAAGCTCCTGCATTCAATGGAAGAATTCAACGACGAGGAAACATTTCACGCTGAGATTGAAGTGTTGACAAAAATCAGGCACCGATGCATGGTCAAGCTGTATGGCTTCTGTTCACACTCCCAATGCAAATTTCTTGTGTATGACCTTATTGAGAGGGGAAGCTTATCATCCATTTTGCACGAGCAAGAGCTAGCAAAGGAGCTGGACTGGTCAAATAGAATTGCTATTGTGGCGGACATAGCTCAAGCTCTCTCCTATTTGCATCATGATTGCGATGATCCTATTGTACACCGGGACATAAAAAGCAGCAACATTCTTCTGAACCGAGATTATAAAGCTTATGTCTCGGACTTTGGCATGGCGAGGAAGCTGAAGCATGGTTGCTCAAGCTGGAGCACTATCTTTGCAGGGACATGTGGCTATATAGCCCCAGGTACTCACTGATGGTCTTAATCCATCCATATCCTTCGATGGTACAGAAAGGGAGAAACAAAAACTGTTTATGTTTCGATATACTGATTTTTTATTACAGAATTGTCATCCACCATGGTGTTGACCGAGAAGtgcgacgtgtacagcttcggtGTGGTTGCGCTGGAAGTTGTGATGGGAAAGCAACCAGGTGATCTGCTCCTTCCGTTCTTCTGCCGAACAGAGCAGCCGAGGAAGTTCAACGATATCCTGGATCGACGCATCGCTGTGCCGTCAACCATTCATGAGGAGAAGGATGTCATTTTGGTTGTCTTGGTAAAAAAATATATTGGCCTGTATATTTGTATTTGTGTGTAGATTTCTAGGACGGAAGGATTGGATAACGGGGAAAATACATCCTTTGTATGTTGACTCAGTAATTGTTCTTGTAGCTTCAGTTTCGAAAAATTACAAGGTTTGCCAAAACTGTTGGATGAAAATATATGCATTTCCCTTACCTTTGTCTCTTCTTATTCTAGATGGTTATGTTTGTAAAGGGGAATAGATACAGTATGTTTTAGTAGAAGTTATGCAACAGGCTGGATGTTTAATAGACAAAAGTTGAAACAACGGAAGCTTTTCAACCTAGAATTTACAACTGCGAGGAGCCCATGTACATATGCGCATAGAACTCTGAACTTATTCATGCAGGTCAGCTTTACTTGATCAAGTATATTGACTGGTACAGCGGCTTCCTTTGTGGTAGAAGATGAATTCAGAAATTACTCTGCGCGGCTTTGATTCACACTGAATTGTGCTATCTGAAGCTAACTGATGTTATTTTcctttccgcaaaaaaaaaaagctgATGTTATTTTGCTTCTTTCTAAGTGTCCAATGCtctctcttttccttttcttttttgaggagaACAATTTTTGTATGGAGGTGGAACTGTACTGCGGGGCAGTGGCGGTGCTAGCATAGGCCAATAAGGAAATGCAGTCACATAGTGAAGGAGGTCTACTGGTCGAAATAGGAAGAACCATGCGCTATTTGGCAGTACCATTGTATATTTGTATCATGTGCGGCGCTATATATGTTTCATCAATATATGTTCGAAGCTGCAGGTCGCAAGGGGGGTGCTGGACGCTGAGCTGCTTGTCCAATGCACCATTGGTACGGTGGATCTGAGAAGGTGGATACAAAGTAGTCTGTGGTAATGACATGCTTATGATGCAGCGGTCATTGGATCCATGAAACTTGCTTTTAGATGGATGCATGTGCTAGCTCTGCTTAATTTATACCCTGGTGATTTAGATCAGTGCCATCATCACTGTAATGTTTTTACTTTAAACTGTCCAGTACTAAGGATAGATTTGAAAGGATTTGTGTAGATTTTATTCATAAA is from Triticum aestivum cultivar Chinese Spring chromosome 1B, IWGSC CS RefSeq v2.1, whole genome shotgun sequence and encodes:
- the LOC123106341 gene encoding MDIS1-interacting receptor like kinase 2, with translation MDLSRNNLSGAIPATFSNLPRQAMLILAYNSLTGKVPSITASILLDHNKDLCGDSNHLMPCETLKLDMNHQSRKHPRMVLLAFFAPFSFACLSIASITVICRRNKCSKSKRKSKSGDILSIWNFDGKIAFEDILTATENFNEKYCIGIGGYGTVFRVELEGGVTFAVKLLHSMEEFNDEETFHAEIEVLTKIRHRCMVKLYGFCSHSQCKFLVYDLIERGSLSSILHEQELAKELDWSNRIAIVADIAQALSYLHHDCDDPIVHRDIKSSNILLNRDYKAYVSDFGMARKLKHGCSSWSTIFAGTCGYIAPELSSTMVLTEKCDVYSFGVVALEVVMGKQPGDLLLPFFCRTEQPRKFNDILDRRIAVPSTIHEEKDVILVVLVKKYIGLYICICV